AGTTCCTACGCACCGGGCAGTTGTCGGAGGACGTCGTCGAGCATTTCGCCAACTCTCAGGGGCTGATCTATCTGTTCGACCCGATCGGCGACGCAGAGGAGCGGACGAGGAGTTTCGACTTCTTCTTCGAGATGTTGCAGGCCGTACACGCGCGGGTTCGTGAGGCCGGCCGACTGGTCCGTAACCGATTGCCGCACCGGGTGGCCGTCTGTGTCACCAAGTTCGACGAGCCGGAGTTCTTCGACGCGGCAGTGCACGCGGGCTGGGTCAACCAGCAGGACTTCGGCTCCCGCCTGCCGGTGGTGGAGGAGAAGCAGCGTGCCGCCTTTTTCGACTGGGTGTGCCGCGGTTACCGGGGCGGCACGGCGACGATGATCTGCGACGCGATCCAGTCGTTCTTCCACCCCACATACGTGCGGTACTACGCCACCTCGGCGATCGGCTTCCGGCTCAACAGCAACCAGGTCTTCGACTACCACGACTACCGCAACACGGAGCAGGTCAACAACGTCCGACGCATCCGCGCCACACCGCGTCCGCTGAACGTGCTCGAACCGCTGATCGACCTGGAACGCCGCATCAGCGGCCGGAAGCGGTAGGCGCCGTGCGACCCGATGCTCCGCCGAAGCGGCGCAGGCCGTCGGCACAGCCAGCGCTCTGGGCCCTACGCAGCAAACATCCTGGTCAGATGATGAGCTACGAACTGGTGGCCGGCACCGGCGACCTGCGGTTGGCGGAAGAACTCATCCGGGCAGGGGTGGTGGGCAATCCCGAACGGACCGCGGCCGATCAGCCGGACGCCCTGCCCTGGCTGGCCTTCGTACCCGGGAAAACGGCGCAGGTGCTTGCCTGTGTCGAGACCGGGTGGACCGAGGCCGTGGACGGAACGGGCCAGCCGATCGCACCGGTCAAGTTGGTCTATCTGCCCTACTCGGACGCGACGGTGGGGTTGCCGACCTGCCAGTCGCTCTCCACCGCGGTACACGGCCTGCGTTGGTCCGGTGTCGACCAGCCGCCGGCGGACCTCACCGGTGACGGCAGGATTGTGTTGGACCTGGCGCCAGGAGCCGTTGACACGCTGATCGCGGCAGTCGCTCACTGCGGGTTCGAGTGGGCAGCGACGGTGGCCGCCGTGCTGCTCGATGGCGGAACGGTCGCCATCGTGGCGGCCATCGACCAGTTCCCCGGCCCGGACGAGCGGATCGTCGCACTCGACGCCGTGTTCGCCCTGCTGCCGTACTGGTACCGCACCGCCCTCAGCGCCGCGACATGGACCAGTCCGCGAGCCGCGCATGCGATCCGGCTCAGCTTCACCTCTCGTGCCGGAAGCGAGCAAACCGAGGTCGGGTGGCGGGTCCCCGTACCCGAACCGCAGCTACGGACCCAGGACGCGGTGGCCTACCTCGAAGAGTTGTGCATCGCGGCACGCGATCCCGAGATCGGGACGGCGGGGGTCGTCCGGCACCTCGCCGAGCGCCGTCAGCCGCCCGCCGACAGCCCACAGTCCCATGCGCTCAATGATCTGCGCGAGGTCCGGCTGGCGGAGATGGTGCACCACGAGGTCAACCGAGGGTACGGTCACCCCCTGCGGGTCGACAACGTACTCGCCCGCGGCTGGCAACTCCTCGACGGCGTGAAGCGGCGGGACTTCACCTGCTTCCTCCTCGACCGGGCGGGTCGGCCGGACGAGCTTGGCGTGCAGGCGGTCGACGTGTTGCGTCGACGCTGGGTGCCCGACATGCTCGACATCCTGCTGGAGCGCACCCGGACGGCGCTGTCCGCGCGGGATCTCGCCCTGGTGCGCCGACATCTCGACGAGGTACACCGCCTGGCTCCGCCGAGCAGCGGCACGGCGGACCAGTTGTTCCAGCGGCTACTCGCCCGGGACCGGGGGGCCGACCCGGCCGTGCTGCTGGATCTCCTCTTCGACCCGCCCGACGGCATCGACGCCCAGGCGCCAGGCGTTGCGCGGGCATTGCTCCGGTGGCCCGATCTGTACTGTCGCTATCTTGAGCGCCTGCTGCGCTCGGACGCCGCCAGGATCGTCGGTCACCTGACCGGACTGGAGCGGGCCGCATCGGGTGATGTGCCCGGCTGGTTCCGCCCGTTCATCGCGGTCGCCCAGGGCGACATGAACCGGGCGCGCCCCGAGGACCGGGACTCTCTGGTCCAGATCTGGCCGGAGGCCGGCGGAACTCTTCTCGAGATCGCCGAGCTTCGCGGGGTCACCAACCGGATGTTCGGGTTCGTGTGGCCCGCGCTGGTCCGGTCCGTCGGCCTGAGCCTCGCCCGGACCGGATCCGCACCCCCGGTGCCCACGTTCATCCCGCTGAACGGACGAGACACCGCAAAGGCCGACCTGCTGAACCTTCTCATCCTCGGTGCCATGCCGGCGCTGGCGCTCTCCCCGGCGGAGCCGCCGGCCGACTATCTCGACGGCCTGAGGGTCGGTTGGTCGGATGCCGCATTCGCGGACCATCGTGCGTCGCGGGTTCGCCCCCTGGTCGACATCATCGGAGGGGAACCCGGCCCGGCCCGGGTGGCGAAGCTCTGCGCCGTCGGCAACGCCATCGACGACGACCGGGTGACGGCGGCCATCACCGACGCCCTCGCCGACGAGGTGGCCCGGGCGAGACCGCGATGGCTGAACCTGTCCGTCGAGTGGGCGCGCCGGATCGCGAACCTCGGTCGGCTGCGACACTTCTGGCCGCTCTACCAGCTCGCCGGACTGACCCGGATCGACGGCACCGACATCACGGCACTCGCCGGCACCGTCCGGCAGGCGGCAGCTCGGGGAGCCGGCCTGGACGAAATCCTACCGATGCTCGCGACCTGGCTGGCCAGGCAACTGAACGCCGGCACGCCCGAGTCCATCGTCCGGGACATGGTGTCAGAGATCAGCAGACCGGAGCCGCCGATATCGCAGCTCGGCCACCAGATCGGCATCGCGATCCTTCAGGGACGCGCCGGCCCCGAGCTGGCCAACGCTTTCGGGCGAGTGATCGAAACGGATGTACGGAACGCCAACGTATTCAGTCAACTCAGGGCGGCGGCGACGGCTCCGCCGCAGCACCACGCACCGGCTGTGCGGACAACCGATCGCATCAGCCCACCACCGGCCGTCGTGCGGGCACCGAAGGTCGTGCACCCGGCGGCTGCGCCAGGTGCACCCGGGGACAGCCGCATCAACCGGGCCCTGGCCGGTGTCCGGAAACACAACCCGTTCAAGAAGCGGCAGTCGTGAGGGTCGGCGTCGACCTCGGGTCGGCCTTCGTCAAGGTTGCCTTGGTGGGCCGCGACGGCACCCCCGTGCCGGTGGACCATCCCGACCTCGTTCCCGGGCACGGTGTACCCACCTTGGGCGCCGACCTGCCGACCGCACTGCTCAACGCTCTGCGTCCGATCCGGCCGGCCGAGGTCGTGGTCGCCGTGCCACCGGACGGGATCGACCAGCACCGGACGAGCGTCGCCGGCGTGCTGCGCGGCGTCGCCCGCTGGCAGGTGGTTGGCTCACCGGTCGCGGCGGTGGCCTGGTCACGGCGCACCGGTGAGCCGGACCCCGGGCTGCTGCTGACCGTGGACCTCGGCGCGGCAGGGTGCCGAGCCCACGTCTGCCGGATCGAGACCGGCCTGGTTGGCGTCCTGCCGGCGGCCGGGAGTGCGGACGAGCGCGACTTCGGGGCCGCCTTCGACCGGTCGGTACTGACGGCCGCGGACGAGCACGACATCAGCCACCTGCGGCGGGCCCGTCAGGCTGCGACACCGGGCACCGTTCGGGACAACCTCGCCTTCGTGGCGGGGCACCCCAGGTTCGCCGACATGCCGATCTTCGGCTCCGGCCCCTACCGCGTCGCCCCGACCCTGGCCGCCTACGAGCCGCTCGCCGCCCGAGTGCGCGACCTGGTCCACGGCACGCTGGGCCGGGTGTCCGAGCCGGTGCGACTGCTGGTCACCGGTGGGATGGCGAACTTTCCGCCCGCGCTGGACCGGGTAACCGAGCAGGCTACGGCCCACGGTGTTCCGGTCGTCGAGGGGCCGGCGGAGCGGGCGTACACCACGGCGTACGGCGCGGCGCTGATCGCCACGGGGCGGGTGACGGTCGGCGACCGGTTGCCGCATCCGGTCACCGTCCGGTCCCGACGGATCGCCACCGGCCAACTGGTCGCCGCCGACCTGCCGTTCGCCGGGAACGCCACCACCGACGGCCGCGCCTGTTTCGCCGAGGCCGGCGGCACACGCCTGGAGTTCAGCCTCGACGGCCCGCCATCGCGCGGACCGCTGGTGGACATGCGAACGGACGGCACCGCCTGGTCGGCGGCCGAACCGGACGGGCTACCGGCCAATGGCACCTTCCACGTCGGCATACGCCTGTGGGCCGGGCGCCCAGAGCTGGTACTCGCACCGGCTGACGGCGGTGAACCCTCCTATCACCGGCTCACCACCCACTCATGCAGGGAGAACCTATGACCACCATGGAGGTTGCGGACCCGGCCCGGTCGTTCCGGGTACTGCGGGACACGCTGCTGGCCGCCGCCAGGTCGCTGGACGAAGCGGTCGACGAACGACAGGTGACGTTGCCGCTGATCGCCGAGCTGGACGAGGCGCTGCGCAGCACGCCACGGCTGACCACCGCCATTCGGAATCTGCTCGACGCCGCGGATCCCGGCCGCGCCGTCGCGGGGGATCTGCGGCGCTGGTCCGAAGACCTGGTCCGGGTGACCGAGCAGCTTTCCGCCGTACGGGCAGAGCTGGCCGAGGCGTCGGCGACCGAGGCGCAGCTACGCGAAGCCGCCGCCGAAGCCGAACGGGAGCAGGGCCGCATCGACGAGCTGCACCGCGCGGAGCGGATGGCCGGCCGGCTCGACGAACTGAGGGCCGCCCGTACCGCCCTGGAGGCACAGCATGGCGCACCGAGTGACCAGCTGGCGGTCGAGGAGGAAGCGTTCTGGCCGCCGCTCGACCAGGCCATCGAGCTGATCGAGCGGCTCGCCGGTGATCTGCGGGCGGAGACGGTGCGGCGTGGCCGGCGGGCGGCGGAGCTGGCCGGCGAGGTGGCGGCGCAACAGTCCGAGTTGCTCGCCGCGCGCGTGGCGGTCGAGCGCAGCTCCGCGCAGATCGAGTTGATGACCACCGAGATCGCCGCGGCGGTGGAGCGGCAGCGGCAGCTCGGCGCCGAGCTGGCCGAGCTGGTACAGCGGCATCGCCGGCACGCTGAAGCGGACCGGTTGCTCGCCGAGGCGTTCAACGCCGATGGGCCGGCGGACGGCGCGGTGCCCAACATCGCCGAGGCACGGACGCAACTCGCCGCGGTCGAGGAGCGGCTCACGAAGATCGACGAGGTGCTGCGCGAGGCGCTGATCGCGGACGAGGCGCAGGACCGGCTGCGAACGGCGCCGATCTGGCCGGGGGGCCGATGACCATGCTGATGAGGACAGTCGTACGACCGCTCGCCGGTGTGGTGATCACCGGCCTGCTCGCCGGGGCCACCCTGCTGCCGGCCCCGGCCTCCGCCGACCCCTCGGCAACCCGCAAGGAGATCTACACCAGGCTGGGGGTGGATCAGGTCCGTGCCGACTACGTGGTGCTGGTCGACTCCTCCAACTCGATGTACGAACGGGACCGGTACGGCCAGGTGCGTAGAACCCTGCTGCCGTTCCTGAAAGGCCTGTCCAGCACCGACCGGGTCACGCTGTACACGTTCGACAACCAGCCGGCGCTGCGGTACGGCGGACCGGCCGGTGACCCGGCGGCCGTGGTCGCCAGCCTGCCGCCCGGCCCGACCCGGGACGGTCGGACTGACATCGGTGCGGCCATCGACGCCGCGCTCGTACAGCTCGAGCGCGGCGACGCCGCCGAGGTGGCCACGGTCGTACTGGTGACCGACGGTGCCCACGATGCCCCCCTCGGGTCGGCATACTCCGACCTCGGCTCGCAGGCCTGGACCAGGCTGGCGAACCGGGCCAGGGCCATGACCGGCAAGACCGTCAACGCGTACGCGTTACCACTGGACACCGCGGACGGGGCGAAGCTGCTCGGCCAGGTCTTTCCGCGGGCCACGGTGCTCAGCGCCGGCTCGGTGCAGGATCTCGGCGGCTATCTGGACCAGGCGAAGGAGGCGACCCGACTGGGTAAGGCCGCCAATGCCCTGGCCGGCGATGTCGGCAAGGGTATGGCGGTGCGCTGGGAGGTGCCGGACCGGGTCGACCTGACCGACGGCCCGCAGCCGGTACGCGCGGTCCTGCGGTCCACCACCGCCAAGGTACCGCTGACCATCACCGGACTGGCCGCCAGTTCCTCCTACGGCCCACTGATCGCCGAGGCCTCCCCGTCCGTCGTCACCCTGGCACCCGGCGCGACCGCCACGGTCGAGGTCACGCTGCGCTGGCGGCCCGGAGCGGATCTGCTGCCCATCAGTCGTACCCGGCAGGCACAGGCGAACCTGACCCTGACCGGAACGGTGGCCTCGCCCTGGACCGCCGCCCTGGAGCCCACCGTCCCGCTGCGCATCCCGGCCGCGTTGTCGGCCACCACGGCGGCGACGACGGTCACCGCCGACGTGGGCCACCCGTGGGTGCTACCGGCAACGGCCGGCGGGGTCATCCTGACCGTGCTGATCCTGTGGTTGCTGACGTACCGGCGGCGGCATCCGTACATGCCAGGAGTGCTCTCGGTCAGCACCGTCGGCGGTGACCAGGAGCTGGCCCGGTTCCCGCTGGGCCGACGGCGGCCGCTCGACCTGCGGGTGCCGGGCATGCCAGGTATCGGCACGGTCCGTGGGCGGCGCAGCACCACGACCGCGGGCGGGTCGGTGGAGGTCAGCTACAGCCCCGACGGCTCGGACGGCCGCCGCGCGACCACCCTGCTACAGCCCCGCGAGCCGCTGATCCTCAGCGGACTGACCTTCGTCCACCAGATCGACGACACCTTGAGGCAGGTGCCCTGAGATGGCCAAGCTGTACGCCTTACTGGTCGGCATCGACGACTACCGCCGCCCGATGGAGCCGCTCGACGGCTGCCGCAACGATCTGGGACACGTCGAAGAGCTACTGCGCGGCCGCGTCGCCGCGGCCGACCTGCGGCTGCGTACCCTCCTTGACGCGCAGGCCACCAGGGCCGCCGTGGTCGGCGGCTTCCGGAGGCATCTCGGCCAGGCCGGCCCCGACGACACCGCGCTCTTCTGGTTCAGCGGGCACGGCTCGACCGCCCCACTGCCGCCCGACATGCCGTTCGCCGAAGCCAGCGGCGACTGCCAGACCATGGTCTGCTACGACAGTCGGCACGACGACGTCCCCGACCTGTACGACAAGGAACTCGCCGTTCTCGTGCACGAGGTCGTCGACCGCGGCGCCCACCTCGTCACCGTGCAGGACTGTTGCCACTCCGAGAGCGGCATGCGCGGTGCGGCGAGCGGGCTGCGGGCCCGGGTGGCGCCGCCCGTCAACGTGGCGCCGCTGCCCGGCACGCTGCTGCCCGAACTCGGTGCCGGCGGCCTGGTGCCAGGTGCGCAGGACCCACGGCACGTCGCGCTCTCCGCGTGCCAGGCCTTCGAGCTCGCGAACGAGTTGCAGTTCGGGAAACGCGCGTACGGCGCTTTCACCCGTGCGCTGCTGCAGGCGGTCGCGCATCTCGGCGGAGACGCCACGTACCGCGAGGTCATGGCCGTCGCGCGGACCCGGGTCAACGTCCGGTACCGGCAGCAGGTCCCGGTCCTGGAACCGCGCGACCCCGGCGGCATCGCCGACCGCCGGTTCCTCGGCGGCCTGCTGCGGCCCGCAGCCGCGCAGGTGACGATGCTGCGCGTCGACGGAACGTGGACGATCGACATCGGTTCGCTGCACGGTCTCACCGCGCCGGTCGACGGGGAGGAGACCCGTTTCGCGGTACACGGCAGCAGCCCGCTACAGGAGGTACGGGTGACCGCCGTGCAGACCGAGCGGTCCGTCGTCGAGCCGGTCGGCTGGCGGCCGGATGGGCGAAGGCCGTACCAGGTGGTGCTGAGCCGGGTCCCGCTGCCGGTCGTCGGCGTGACGATCGACGGGGAAGCCGACGGCGGCGTCATCGGCCGCCTGACCGATGCGATCGCCGTGGCTGCCCCCGGCGGCGGGCCCTCACCGCACGTGCGCGTCGTCTCCGCCCGCGAACTCGCGGGCGACGGGCCGGGGTTGCGGGTGACGGTCCGCCACGGTGGGCCTCTGCAGATCACCAGTCTGGACGGTGTGCCCCTCGCGACCCCGGTGGCCGCCGACGAGGCCGGGATCCGGCAGACCGTCCAGGATCTCGAGCACGTCGCCCGCTGGCTGCATATCCGCAACCTCGACAACCCCGGCTCCGCGTTGCGGGACGCGGTCAGGCTCGAGGTGCTGCCGGCCGCGCCCGGCGAACGGATCCTCGCCGACGACCAGCGCCCGGACCTCGGGCCCGGCCCGATCACCGCGGCGTACACCCGGACAGCTGACGGCTGGGAGCCCCCGTCGATCTTCATCCGGCTGACCAACACCACCGACCACCGGCTGTACTGCGTGCTGCTCGACCTCACCGACACGCACCGGATCCATGCCGCCCTGTTCCCCGGCGAGCACATCGCCGCGCACTGGACGACCGCGGCCGGCAACGGCCGGCCGATCCGCCTCACGCTGCCCCGGGGCCGCACCCTCGAGCCGGGGGCCCGGGTCAGCGACTGGTTCATGCTGGTGGTCGCCGAGGAACCGTTCAGCGCCGAGCCGTTCCAGTTGCCTCGCCTGCGGGAGAAGGCGGAGCCCGGCAAACGCGGCGTGGCGGCGTTCACCGGGATTCCGGACCGGCTCGGCCTGGCCGCCGCCCGCCGTGACGCGGAGACCGCACCTGCCACCGGCACCGACTGGGCGGTCACCGTCGTCGAGGTCACCACCACGGTGCCGGCATGACCCCGGTGACGCGGAACGATCTCATCGCCGTGCTTCTGCTGGTCGGCCAGCACCGCATCGGCCCGGTCACCGGGCCGGGGACCCGCTGGCCACTCTCGCCGACAGCTACGGGGTGTGCCGATGCCGCGGGCGTCCGCGACGCGGACCCCGATCGCGACGCCGGACCCGACCCGCTGTACGGCTCGGCTCCGTTCATCCACCTCGGAGGATTCGCATGAGCGACAACGGCCCGGACGCGCTCACCGGCATGATCGCCCGTACGTCGGCGGTGATGGCGGCCGAACCGGAGAGTGGGCGGGCCGCCTGGGCGTTCGCCCGCTGCTGGCTGCAGACCCTACGGTTCGAGGACCACGGCCACGATCCCGGAGCGCTGCGGGCGGCGCTGGACGATTTCGACGTGGTCGCGCCCGCGCTGCCGGGCCGGGCCAAGCTCGCCGCGATGCTGGTCAACGCCCAGATCCGGGCAGGAGTGCTACGCGAGGGTCCGTCGATCCGTCGGGCCGCGGCCCTCGCCGAGATCGCCGACGCCGATGACCGCCCGTTGCCGAACTGGCCGGCGACCCGTGCCGTGATCCGCGCGCTCACCCTCCTGCAGCTGTGCCAGGACGGCGACGCCACGGTGTCCGCACACTCGGCACTGGCGGAGCTGTCCACGCTCGACGCGGTGGTGGCCGGGCAGCAGCCCCATGCCGAGATGCTTGACCTGGCCCGGTTCGCCCTGACCAGCCTGCGTGCCCAGCAGAACCTGGACCACGCCGGGATGTCCCAGGCCGCGGCCCAGGCGGAGGCGATCGGTCGTCGGCACGGCCCCGGTTCCCCGCTGCACGGCCGCGCCAGGGTGCTGGAGGCAGCGGCTGCCGCCCAGGCGGCCATCGCCCGGGGCGACATCGCCGCGGTCACCGCCGCGGTCGAACAGATAAGGAGCTACATATCCGATCTTGCCCCCGACCATCCGACGCGCCGGCAGAGCGAACAGCTGCTCGCCTCGGTGGAACCCTTTCTCGCCCTGCTGCGACAGGGCCCGACGAGCGCGGGCGCGGGCGTGGCGAACGCGGACGCCTTCCTGACGCACGGCGGGCCCGTGCCGCCGCCGCTGGATGCGGGCCTGGCGGCGCTGCGACGGCAGGCGGATGAACCTGGCCTGGACGACCTGGAACGCGCCATGCGGCTGTCGACCCTCGGAACGGCCGAGGCGGCGTACGGGCCGGCCGCGCCGCACGTTCTGGACGAGGGGGTACGCCACCTCGCCGAGGCCGTCGCGACCGCGCCCGCCCACGATGCTCGGCTGCCGTTCTACCGCATGTCACACGGCTACGCACTGATCCAGCGCTATGAGCTGGCCCGCCGCCCCGCCGACCTGACCGACGGGATCCGGGTGCTCGAACAGGCTCGGGCGCTCGCCGACTCACCGGCGCACCCGTACTGGGCGGTGGTCAGCCAGATGCTCGGCCACGCTCACCGCCTCGCCGGTGCCAGGCAGCGCGGCCGCGGGATCGCCCTGGAGGGCCTGCGTGGGCACGCCTGGAGTGTCCTGCTGCAGGCGCACACGGCAGCGGCGACCGCCGCGGCCCGCGACGCCGCCGGGGACGCCATCGACGTGGCTCGCTGGTGCCTGCAGGACAACGCGCCCGGGGAGGCGGTCACCGCGCTGGACGCCGGCCGCGGCCTGATCGTGTACGCGGCGACGCAGATCCGCGGCGTCGCCGACCAACTCGACGAACACCATCCCCAGCTGGCCGGGCGATGGCGGCAGGCGACCGCGCAGCACGCTCCGGGCGATGTCGGCATCGACCTGCGCCGCGAGGTGCTGAGCGCGCTGGCCGGCATCTCGGGCGGGCCGGCCGCCTCCCGGCGGCTGCTGGACCCACCCTCGCTGCACGAGCTTCGCGCCGCGCTCGTCGCGCTGGGCGTGGACGCGCTCGTCTATCTGGTACCGGGCGATCAGGGCACCGGCGCGGCGGTGATGGTCCCGGCCCGCGAGGAGCCCGCGTGGCGCCCGCTGCCGCTGCTGACCGGCGAGGCGATGACGGAGTTCGACGTCCGACCGAGCCGCAACCGTGACGCTGACCTCGACGACGGGCTCGCGGTCGCGGGATTGCCGTCGGTTGACGAGGTGTGCACCTGGGCGTGGGATGCCGGCATCGGACCTGTGCTGGAGATGCTGGACCTGCCCGCCGACGGCAGCGGCCGGATCGTCCTCATCCCGATGCGGGAACTGGCCCGGGTGCCCTGGCACGCCGCCCGGCACCGGGTCGGCGGGTGCGATGAGTACGCGATCCAGCGCGCCGGCTTCTCCTATGCGGCGTCGGCGCGGCTGATCTGCGACTCGGCCTGGGCCGGAGACGTCGCGGTGTCGAAGACCGGCCTGATCGTGGGCGACCCGGACACCGCTTCGGCGGCCCGGGCACTGCCTGCGGCCCGGGCCGAGGCGCTGGCCGTACGAGATGCGTTCTATCCCCCGGCCCGCTATGTCGGCCGGCTCGAGACCGGGAGCGAGAGCGCCGCAGGGCCGGGCGACCGCCGCGACGTGCTGAACTGGTTAGCCGACCCGGGCGGCGGAACAATGCTGCACCTGGCCTGCCACGCGGTGGTCGACTCCGGCGTCGGGGCGGACGACAGCGCATACCTGCTGCTTGCCGACGGCGAACGGCTCTCGGCGGAAGACATGGTCCGCGCGCTCACTGGCCGTGCCGGGCGCGACATCGCTCTGGCGACGCTGGCCGCGTGCAGTACGGGCGTCTCCTCCCGCGGCTACGACGAGGCGTTCAGCCTGGCTACGACGTTCCTGGCAAGCGGAGTCCGATCGGTGGTCAGCTCGCAGTGGGCCATCCCGGACGAGGCGACCTCCGTGCTGATGTTCGCGTTCCACCACTTCCTGCAGACCCACTCCGGTGGGCCGGCTCAGGCGTTGCGGGAGGCCCAGTTGTGGATGCTCAGCGAGCGGCGCCCTGAGCTGGACGGGATGCCACCGGAGTTGCAGAAGCGGATGCGCGGCATGACGCTACCGGAGATCGCCGACTGGGCGGGTTTCGTCCACTCCGGGCGCTGACCCCGCGACGTCCGGCAGTCGTGAAATTGGCTGCTCGGCGGCGGTGTGTTACGGCATCCTGCTAGCACGGCGTCACCTCCGGTGAGCCGGGTCAGGGGGTGCGGCCGGCGATGGCGGTGGAGTTGCTGCTCCTCGGGGACGTACGGGCCCGGGTCGACGGCCGACCGGTCGATCTCGGTCACGCGAGGCAGCAGTGCGTGCTGGTGGCGTTGCTGGTCGACGCCAACCGGGTCGTACCGGCCGACCGGCTGCTGGACCGGGTGTGGGGCGACCAGCGCCCGCAACGTGCCCGCAACGCGCTGTCCGGGTACGTGTCCCGGCTGCGTGCGCTGCTCGGACGGAACGGCGATGTGACGATCACCCGCCGCTCCGACGGCTACCTGTTGACGGTGGACCCGGACGCGGTCGACCTGCACCGGTTCCACCGGCTGCTCGCCCGAGCCCGGTCGACGACCCGGGGCGGCGACACCGGCGACGAGGCGTATCCGGGCGGTGCCGAGAACCCGGCGGTGCTGCTGGAGCGGGCCCTGACGTTGTGGCGGGACGAGCCGTTCGGGACGCTCGACACGGCGTGGCTGGCCGGAATCCGTACCGCGCTCGCGGCCGAGCGGTTGGCCGCCGTACTCGATCTGGTGGACCTGGCCCTGGCCGGCGGCCGGCAGGCCGAACTCCTCGGCGAGCTGGCCGCGCGGGCGGCCGAGCATCCGTTCGACGAGCGGATCGCCGGGCAGCTGATGACGGCGCTGTACCGCTGTGGCCGGCAGGCCGACGCGTTGCGGCACTACCAGGACGTCCGGTCCCGGCTGGCCGAGGAACTGGGCATGGACCCGGCGGCGGCGCTGCAACGGCTGTACCACCGGATTCTCACCAACGACCCCGCCCTGGAGGTCACGGCGGCGCCGGGTCCGGAGCGGGTCCCGGCCGAGCCGGCCACAGCGGCCACGGCCACGCCGCCGTCGGCGCCGCGCCAACTGCCGGCGCCGCCGTCCGCGTTCAGCGGCCGGGAGTACGAGCTGACCGAACTGGACGCGCTGCTCGAACCCGCCCCGGAAACCGCCGGTACGGCGGTGGTCTCCGGCTCCGCCGGGGTGGGCAAGAGTGCACTCGCCGTGTACTGGGCACACCGGACGGCGGAGCGTTTCCCCGACGGGCAGCTCTACGTCAACCTGCGCGGCTTCGACCCGGACGGCGTGGTGGTCGACCCGGCCGAGGCGGTACGCGGGTTCCTGGACGCGTTCGGTGTGCCGGCCCAGCGCGTACCGGTCGGGGTCGCCGCGCAGACCGCGCTCTACCGCAGTCTGGTCGCCGGCCGGCGGGTCCTCGTCGTACTCGACAACGCCCGCGACGCCGCCCAGGTCCGTCCCCTGCTGCCCGGCGCACCCGGCTGCGCGACGGTGGTGACCAGTCGGAACCAGCTCGGCGGCCTGGTCGCGATCGACGGTGCCCGGGCCGTGACGCTCGATCTGTTCACCGTCGCCGAGGCCCGCCGCTTCCTGGCCCGACGGCTGGGTGCGGACCGGGTGGTGGACCAGCCGGCCGCCGTCGACGAGCTGGTGACCCGGTGCGCGCGGCTGCCGCTGGCGCTGGCGGTGGTGGCCGCCCGCGCCGCCGCACACCGCGACTTCCGCCTCGCCGATCTGGCCGCCGAGCTGCGCACGGCCGGGGGCAGCCTCGACCCGTTCGACGGCGGCGAGCCGGCCGCGGACGTCCGGGCGGTCTTCTCCTGGTCGTACCGGGCACTCAGCCCGAACGCCGCGCGGCTGTTCCGGCTGGTCGGGCTGCATCCCGGACCCGATCTGGGTACGCCGGCCGTGGCCGCGATGGCGGGCCTGCCCCCGACGGCGGTACGGCGGCCGTTGACCGAACTCGCGCGGGCGCACCTGCTCACCGAGCGGTCGCCGGGGCGCTACGTCCTACACGACCTGCTGCGGGCGTACGCCGCCGAGCAGGCTGCGGTCGA
The nucleotide sequence above comes from Plantactinospora soyae. Encoded proteins:
- a CDS encoding CHAT domain-containing protein, with product MSDNGPDALTGMIARTSAVMAAEPESGRAAWAFARCWLQTLRFEDHGHDPGALRAALDDFDVVAPALPGRAKLAAMLVNAQIRAGVLREGPSIRRAAALAEIADADDRPLPNWPATRAVIRALTLLQLCQDGDATVSAHSALAELSTLDAVVAGQQPHAEMLDLARFALTSLRAQQNLDHAGMSQAAAQAEAIGRRHGPGSPLHGRARVLEAAAAAQAAIARGDIAAVTAAVEQIRSYISDLAPDHPTRRQSEQLLASVEPFLALLRQGPTSAGAGVANADAFLTHGGPVPPPLDAGLAALRRQADEPGLDDLERAMRLSTLGTAEAAYGPAAPHVLDEGVRHLAEAVATAPAHDARLPFYRMSHGYALIQRYELARRPADLTDGIRVLEQARALADSPAHPYWAVVSQMLGHAHRLAGARQRGRGIALEGLRGHAWSVLLQAHTAAATAAARDAAGDAIDVARWCLQDNAPGEAVTALDAGRGLIVYAATQIRGVADQLDEHHPQLAGRWRQATAQHAPGDVGIDLRREVLSALAGISGGPAASRRLLDPPSLHELRAALVALGVDALVYLVPGDQGTGAAVMVPAREEPAWRPLPLLTGEAMTEFDVRPSRNRDADLDDGLAVAGLPSVDEVCTWAWDAGIGPVLEMLDLPADGSGRIVLIPMRELARVPWHAARHRVGGCDEYAIQRAGFSYAASARLICDSAWAGDVAVSKTGLIVGDPDTASAARALPAARAEALAVRDAFYPPARYVGRLETGSESAAGPGDRRDVLNWLADPGGGTMLHLACHAVVDSGVGADDSAYLLLADGERLSAEDMVRALTGRAGRDIALATLAACSTGVSSRGYDEAFSLATTFLASGVRSVVSSQWAIPDEATSVLMFAFHHFLQTHSGGPAQALREAQLWMLSERRPELDGMPPELQKRMRGMTLPEIADWAGFVHSGR
- a CDS encoding caspase family protein, with the protein product MAKLYALLVGIDDYRRPMEPLDGCRNDLGHVEELLRGRVAAADLRLRTLLDAQATRAAVVGGFRRHLGQAGPDDTALFWFSGHGSTAPLPPDMPFAEASGDCQTMVCYDSRHDDVPDLYDKELAVLVHEVVDRGAHLVTVQDCCHSESGMRGAASGLRARVAPPVNVAPLPGTLLPELGAGGLVPGAQDPRHVALSACQAFELANELQFGKRAYGAFTRALLQAVAHLGGDATYREVMAVARTRVNVRYRQQVPVLEPRDPGGIADRRFLGGLLRPAAAQVTMLRVDGTWTIDIGSLHGLTAPVDGEETRFAVHGSSPLQEVRVTAVQTERSVVEPVGWRPDGRRPYQVVLSRVPLPVVGVTIDGEADGGVIGRLTDAIAVAAPGGGPSPHVRVVSARELAGDGPGLRVTVRHGGPLQITSLDGVPLATPVAADEAGIRQTVQDLEHVARWLHIRNLDNPGSALRDAVRLEVLPAAPGERILADDQRPDLGPGPITAAYTRTADGWEPPSIFIRLTNTTDHRLYCVLLDLTDTHRIHAALFPGEHIAAHWTTAAGNGRPIRLTLPRGRTLEPGARVSDWFMLVVAEEPFSAEPFQLPRLREKAEPGKRGVAAFTGIPDRLGLAAARRDAETAPATGTDWAVTVVEVTTTVPA
- a CDS encoding vWA domain-containing protein, with protein sequence MTMLMRTVVRPLAGVVITGLLAGATLLPAPASADPSATRKEIYTRLGVDQVRADYVVLVDSSNSMYERDRYGQVRRTLLPFLKGLSSTDRVTLYTFDNQPALRYGGPAGDPAAVVASLPPGPTRDGRTDIGAAIDAALVQLERGDAAEVATVVLVTDGAHDAPLGSAYSDLGSQAWTRLANRARAMTGKTVNAYALPLDTADGAKLLGQVFPRATVLSAGSVQDLGGYLDQAKEATRLGKAANALAGDVGKGMAVRWEVPDRVDLTDGPQPVRAVLRSTTAKVPLTITGLAASSSYGPLIAEASPSVVTLAPGATATVEVTLRWRPGADLLPISRTRQAQANLTLTGTVASPWTAALEPTVPLRIPAALSATTAATTVTADVGHPWVLPATAGGVILTVLILWLLTYRRRHPYMPGVLSVSTVGGDQELARFPLGRRRPLDLRVPGMPGIGTVRGRRSTTTAGGSVEVSYSPDGSDGRRATTLLQPREPLILSGLTFVHQIDDTLRQVP